The proteins below are encoded in one region of Festucalex cinctus isolate MCC-2025b chromosome 2, RoL_Fcin_1.0, whole genome shotgun sequence:
- the LOC144014469 gene encoding carboxypeptidase O-like: MTATGDVGVALVALLSVAGAVMLQKPEYNYYKYHPMSEISEWMVDISKQYSDIVTVMEYGKTYEQRAIRLLKIGMDAGAKKKAIWMDCGIHAREWISPAFCQYFVKQILQTYKTDPKIGEMMRNMDFYVTPVLNMDGYIYSWKNSSTRLWRKNRSPGPAGCNCTGTDLNRNYNANWGTIGVSFDCCEQIYCGTAPNSEPETQAVTYFVGNRKEDFLCFLTMHSYGQMILVPYGHPNFTAANYKELMEVGMGAAEAMKKVHGMDYKVGTSPDILYPNSGSSRDWARFQEIPYSYTFELRDKGQHEFELPEDQIQPTCEEAYSGTLHIITYAHNMVFSGAVASTPPMLWTVLVVVGATVGVTTVL; the protein is encoded by the exons ATGACAGCAACTGGTGATGTGGGAGTCGCTCTTGTGGCTCTGCTTTCAGTGGCAGGAGCTGTGATGCTACAAAA ACCAGAGTATAACTACTACAAATACCATCCCATGTCAGAG ATCTCTGAATGGATGGTTGATATTTCAAAGCAATACTCTGATATCGTGACCGTAATGGAGTATGGAAAGACCTATGAACAGCGAGCAATTAGGTTGCTCAAG ATTGGCATGGATGCTGGTGcaaagaagaaagctatctGGATGGACTGTGGAATTCATGCCCGGGAGTGGATTTCTCCGGCCTTCTGTCAGTACTTTGTCAAACAG ATTTTGCAGACATACAAGACAGACCCTAAAATAGGAGAGATGATGAGGAACATGGACTTTTACGTCACCCCGGTGCTCAACATGGACGGTTACATCTATTCGTGGAAGAACAGCTCA ACCCGTCTCTGGAGGAAGAACCGATCGCCAGGACCTGCAGGCTGCAACTGCACCGGGACTGATCTTAACCGCAACTACAATGCCAACTGGGGCA CTATCGGGGTGTCATTTGACTGCTGCGAACAGATTTACTGTGGCACAGCTCCCAATTCTGAGCCCGAGACACAGGCTGTTACCTACTTTGTGGGAAACAGGAAGGAGGACTTCCTGTGTTTCCTCACCATGCACTCGTATGGCCAGATGATTCTGGTTCCCTATGGACACCCTAATTTCACTGCCGCCAACTACAAGGAACTG ATGGAAGTTGGTATGGGTGCGGCCGAAGCCATGAAGAAGGTTCACGGGATGGATTACAAAGTAGGGACCTCACCCGATATATTAT ATCCCAACTCCGGTTCCTCCAGAGATTGGGCTCGGTTCCAAGAAATCCCCTACTCCTACACCTTTGAGCTGCGTGACAAAGGACAACATGAATTTGAACTCCCTGAGGATCAGATCCAGCCCACCTGTGAGGAGGCCTACAGCGGAACGCTACACATAATCACCTATGCGCACAACATGGTCTTTAGTGGTGCCGTGGCATCTACTCCCCCAATGCTTTGGACTGTGTTGGTGGTAGTAGGTGCTACAGTAGGAGTCACAACTGTCCTGTGA
- the nudt15 gene encoding nucleotide triphosphate diphosphatase NUDT15, which produces MSQNTARRPMVGVGVLVTDTAHSGCVLLGKRKSVVANGNGKYQLPGGHLEFGETWEECAQREVFEEAGLHLVNIRFASVVNSIRLEEQYHYVDIIMQGELDKERSTEPQNLEPDKNEGWTWTRWDKFPPEDQLFLPLAHLREKGYQPFTSTKQNL; this is translated from the exons ATGTCACAGAACACCGCAAGACGTCCTATGGTTGGGGTAGGTGTACTGGTCACAGACACGGCGCATTCAGGCTGTGTTCTCCTCGGAAAAAGGAAAAGCGTTGTGGCAAACGGGAATGGGAAGTACCAACTTCCCGGCGGCCACCTTGAGTTTGG GGAGACGTGGGAGGAGTGCGCTCAAAGGGAGGTGTTCGAGGAAGCTGGCCTGCATTTGGTGAACATCCGCTTTGCCTCGGTGGTGAACTCCATCAGACTGGAGGAGCAATATCACTATGTTGACATTATTATGCAAGGAGAACTGGACAAGGAGCGATCCACAGAGCCCCAGAACTTGGAACCTGATAaaaatgaag GATGGACATGGACACGGTGGGACAAGTTTCCTCCTGAAGACCAGCTTTTTTTGCCACTGGCTCATCTGAGAGAAAAAGGATACCAGCCGTTCACCAGTACAAAACAGAACCTTTGA
- the trim25l gene encoding E3 ubiquitin/ISG15 ligase TRIM25 produces MSDKLWTEEQFNCPVCLDLPNDPVTIPCGHSYCMACIKDYWSKDDSKGIYSCPQCRQTFCPRPPLSRNTMLADAVEQLRRGIPKSEVSKSIRRALKSQENLPSSAVQCDLCKGEQKAAVKTCLVCMSSYCESHLNPHQTTKALREHELIPPTGNLAEKICTQHKYLKEFFCRQCKVFICWLCTSNQHKGHESVSTKAERTDKEKGLSDLQAETQKKIKERQQELKDMKKMMDGMKRSAARVHGDSEKVLLELQHSVERLQELLEELLDEAGREKMEQAQEVTDSLEAEIRELKRRETQMKDLAQCQDHIYYLQMYDSMCSPLESGDLPAVQVNHDASFEPVRDAILDLREQVEELCNLELGKISKKVNETTLFTLGAASRNQRGGLLKLFSALGSRNRSAGSTPSISVNSRSADRRGLGFRGQDVRSRDTSQEVAQRSPRPWDRRRRDERESTRESNLRLSPRPSPTPSPTPSRRESPSLWSRSSQSQSVPATPNPTPVSPNPTQTLAPAPASTGAFSRMSSISSIFRSRRGNTPVAATPFAGGLPTVSETPMEVNPGLFLDTPTPTANNHAPAFPALREVSLDSIQAPEPRAREEFLQYSVNFTLDPNSAHRRLVLSEGNTKATLQGEMAPYSDTPQRFDGWTQVMCVTPLYSQRSYWEVEWRGRGSSMGVAYRSLSRKGSDARAGIGYNAQSWTLELSDTCCSALHDNQKKDIRVTYSPRLGIFVDLSTGTLAFYGVAESMTHLHTFRANFTQPLYAVFGVGSGVGVGLDFALGQFSSTSDSIKLCPM; encoded by the exons ATGAGTGACAAACTGTGGACAGAGGAGCAGTTTAACTGCCCCGTGTGCCTGGATCTCCCCAATGATCCGGTCACCATCCCCTGCGGGCACAGCTACTGCATGGCCTGTATTAAGGACTATTGGAGCAAGGATGATTCCAAGGGTATCTACAGCTGCCCCCAGTGCCGGCAGACTTTCTGCCCTCGGCCACCGCTTTCCAGAAACACCATGCTGGCCGACGCTGTGGAGCAGCTCCGCAGAGGAATCCCAAAATCCGAGGTCTCGAAAAGCATACGGAGGGCGTTAAAATCCCAAGAGAATCTACCCTCTTCGGCTGTGCAGTGTGACCTGTGCAAAGGAGAGCAGAAGGCTGCGGTCAAGACCTGCTTGGTGTGCATGAGTTCGTACTGCGAGAGTCACCTGAATCCTCACCAGACCACCAAGGCCCTGAGAGAGCACGAGCTGATCCCGCCGACGGGCAACTTGGCTGAGAAGATCTGCACCCAGCACAAGTACCTCAAGGAGTTCTTCTGTCGCCAGTGTAAGGTGTTCATCTGTTGGTTGTGCACCAGCAACCAGCACAAAGGTCACGAGAGCGTGTCCACCAAGGCTGAACGCACGGACAAAGAG AAGGGGCTTTCTGACTTGCAGGCGGAAACTCAGAAGAAGATCAAAGAAAGACAGCAAGAGCTGAAGGACATGAAGAAGATGATGGACGGCATGAAG CGCTCTGCGGCCCGTGTTCACGGCGACTCCGAGAAGGTGCTTTTGGAGCTCCAGCACTCGGTGGAGAGACTCCAGGAACTGTTAGAGGAGTTGCTGGATGAGGCTGGCCGGGAGAAGATGGAGCAGGCACAGGAGGTGACTGATAGTCTGGAGGCGGAGATAAGGGAGCTAAAGAGGAGGGAGACTCAGATGAAGGACTTGGCTCAATGCCAGGACCACATCTACTACCTGCAG ATGTATGACAGCATGTGCAGTCCACTTGAGTCTGGAGACCTACCGGCTGTGCAGGTCAACCATGACGCTTCCTTTGAGCCTGTACGGGATGCCATCCTAGACCTAAGGGAGCAAGTGGAGGAATTGTGCAACCTGGAGTTGGGCAAGATCTCCAAAAAAG TTAATGAGACAACGTTATTCACACTGGGTGCTG CCAGTCGTAATCAGAGAGGTGGCCTCTTAAAAT TATTTTCTGCTCTGGGATCACGTAACCGTTCAGCAG GCTCAACACCAAGCATCTCAGTTAATTCGCGAAGTGCTGACAGACGAGGACTGG GCTTTCGAGGTCAAGACGTGAGGAGCAGAGACACGTCACAAG AGGTCGCTCAGAGGTCACCGAGGCCGTGGGACAGACGGCGGCGAGATGAAAGAGAGTCAA CACGAGAGAGCAATCTCAGACTCAGCCCCAGACCGAGCCCGACCCCCAGCCCGACTCCAAGCCGGAGAGAATCCCCGTCTCTGTGGAGCAGGTCCAGTCAGAGTCAGAGCGTCCCTGCTACTCCCAATCCCACCCCAGTGAGCCCGAACCCTACCCAGACACTTGCGCCTGCGCCGGCATCCACTGGAG CTTTTAGTCGCATGTCATCGATTAGCAGCATTTTCCGGTCCCGCCGTGGAAACACACCTGTTGCTGCTACACCGTTTGCAG GGGGGCTGCCTACTGTGTCTGAAACACCAATGGAAG TTAACCCTGGTCTGTTCTTGGACACACCAACCCCCACTGCCAATAATCACGCTCCTGCTTTCCCTGCAT TGAGAGAAGTCAGCCTCGACAGCATCCAGGCTCCAGAACCAAGGGCAAGGGAGGAGTTCCTGCAAT ATTCTGTCAACTTCACCCTCGATCCAAACAGTGCCCATCGACGCCTGGTACTCTCTGAGGGCAACACCAAAGCAACCCTGCAAGGGGAAATGGCGCCCTACTCGGACACCCCCCAACGTTTCGATGGCTGGACTCAGGTCATGTGCGTGACCCCGCTGTACTCCCAGCGTTCTTACTGGGAAGTGGAGTGGCGAGGCCGAGGCTCCTCCATGGGCGTAGCGTACAGATCACTGAGCAGGAAGGGTTCGGACGCCAGGGCGGGAATCGGCTACAACGCCCAGTCGTGGACGCTGGAGCTGTCTGACACATGCTGCTCAGCGCTGCACGACAACCAGAAGAAAGACATACGGGTCACCTACTCCCCGCGTCTGGGCATCTTTGTGGATTTGTCCACGGGAACGCTGGCGTTCTACGGCGTGGCCGAGAGCATGACACACCTTCACACATTCCGGGCAAACTTTACCCAGCCACTCTATGCTGTCTTCGGGGTGGGGAGTGGAGTCGGGGTGGGTTTGGACTTTGCGCTTGGACAGTTCAGCTCCACCTCTGATAGCATCAAGCTTTGTCCTATGTga